The DNA window ccgggccgccccgcACCGATGGGGGGCACAAAGCCGAACCCCTCGGAGCCGCAGgaggggtggctggggggggggggacgaggGGGGGGATCCTGGGTTTCCCAGCGCCGGGGCCGCCGGCCTGGCTCAGCTTTGTTGTTGCCGGTGCTGGAAGCGgagcccccggagcccccccccggccccgggtcAGCCCGGCAGGCAGCGGCACACAAAGCGGGCTGGGTTTGAAGCGAGAGGGGCAATTCAGATATTAATAGCTGtagtttcttctttatttactgCAGCGGTCCAGAGGGGCAGAATGCCACCCACACAGCCAACTCACGGTCAGTTCGCCTTGACAAACGGGGACCCTCTCAACTGCCATTCCTACCTATCCGGATATATCTCCCTTCTTCTGAGAGCCGAGCCCTACCCCACCTCCCGCTTTGGCAGTCAGTGCATGCAACCCAACAACATCATGGGCATCGAGAACATTTGCGAACTGGCAGCTAGGATGCTCTTCAGCGCGGTGGAGTGGGCCAGGAATATCCCCTTCTTCCCAGACCTGCAGATCACAGACCAGGTGGCCCTGCTCAGGCTGACCTGGAGCGAGTTGTTTGTGCTCAACGCTGCCCAGTGCTCCATGCCCCTCCACGTAGCCCCGCTCCTGGCAGCCGCCGGCCTCCACGCTTCGCCCATGTCTGCTGACCGAGTGGTCGCCTTTATGGACCACATACGAATCTTCCAAGAGCAAGTCGAAAAACTGAAAGCCTTGCATGTCGACTCCGCAGAATATAGCTGTTTAAAGGCCATAGTCCTCTTCACCTCAGGTAGGCAGCGTTTCTTTGCTCTTCCGTccctcccccggcccctccgAGAAGTGCTCGCTCTTGCCAAGGGGAgctgcccgcagcccggccctgccgcggccccccccgggcaccccgggcAAGGAGAGGGGCTCTGGGGGGTCCCTGCGAGGCCTCGGCTCTCAGCAGCCCCCCTGCGAGGGAGGGCGAGCGAAAAGCTAAATAATAACAGCTACGGCGACGAGGAAAAGACGAGCAggggacccccccagcccccccggtCCCTCGCTGCATAgcgctggggaagggggaagagagggggcgcgggggggaGGCACCCATTCGCCACGAGAGACTGCGCTTTTCccattgaaaataatattttatttaacagtgTAGCTCTGGGTTGTTGCATTTAATGACACGCATCcgaacagcagcaaaaaatctgtttgatgTTGTTAAATACGAGTCGTCCTATCAGGGAAACCCACTTTAAAAAGAGGATCATTTTATGGGCAGccaagaagggaaaagaaaaaaaaaaaaaaaaagccctgcaggattaaaaaattgaattaaaaaaaaaaaaagttaaatgcgCAAAGCTGAGTTTAAAATATGTTCCCTGCCAtcccataaaataaaataaatcaactttCCAAAGAGCTGTCTCTGATTTAAACAGAATGTGGCAGTGAGCAGTTCTGTGTCATTTAAGCTGAGGGGAAAAGTTTGCATTTGTACCCAGCAGGAACTGCAGCGTCCAAAGCGAGTAGCGGGTGCGAAGGGATCATTACCATAAGTAGACAGGGACAGCATGAAAAAgtgagaggagaagagaggagaggagaagagaagagaggagaggagggagagggaagctGCCGCTCGGCGGTGCAGTCCCGGGGTGGCACAAGCCCGCCTCTCCCGAGGCAGGGCTCGAGGTGTTTCTTGGATAATCaaagagaggggggaaaaatatgtGTCAACTTTGGCTGCCTCGAAATAGTGCATGAGTTATAAAGCAATAATTGAGTGCGTTGTGAAATCTAATTAGCTTGCACTAGAGTTTAACCTGGGTGAGTAATAAACCTGATATTAACTCTGGaggctaaatattttttttttttttgaaaaaaaatctgctcgCTAATTTGTGCAATACGTTATCTCAGATTGCTAACTTTAAGGCTGCAGCGGCAACCCACTGTGCTGGAGCCCTAGAAGTTTGGGGATtgagtttaaaaatacatatatttattctgtaattcACTCGAAAGCTTGGGAAAGTGGCCACGCGATAAACATATGAATGGAAGCAGGACCTGTAAAATAATTACTCATCGGAGTTTTTTAAAGCCTGATatcaggaaacaggaaaaaaaatgtagtttatgTGGGAAAAGAAGGGCTCACAATCCGTTCCTTGTTGTGTTAAAGGGGGTCTGGGGAACGAAGTCATTTTCTGGACTTTGTCCAGGTTCTGGGTCGTGACCTAAACTTCCTTTTATATATTATTGCTTTACACATAAAAaacttctcccccccccccccccccccccccccaagcactCGTGCTAAAGTCCTGAGGTGATCGATGGGCAGGGCGCCCCTCgccacggggacacggggatcCCGAGTGGGGCTGCCTGGCCGTGGGGCGCTCATTTGATTTTCTGTCGCTTTTTAGGAtgcattttcctctcccttcGCCCTAACGCCCAGCGAGAATCCCACACACGCTCCCATGCGGCCCCAGGCTCTGGCCAGCGCACACCCACGCCCGAGTTTAGCTGAAACCCTGCctttctccaaaaccccactattattatttttttttttttttagccttctGAGAAAGCAATCGTCCGATCCTGTCGTAACTGTTTAAATTTATTGCTATTTTCCAAATGTGAGGCCTGGCGTGTAAATTGCCTCCCAACTAGATAAACGGTTCTTGTTATCTGATTCTGGGGAGATAGCCCCGTGCACAAGCTGGGTTACGCATGcggctcctgcagcaccccaatAACAGCCACTGATGGAAAGCAGACGCACAGAGATGCATATAATGTTTGctgctgcctctttttttttttttttttttttttttttttttaaatctgggtTCTAATGACTCGCAGAATATGCATGTGTTAGCCCTGTGCCTAGGAAAGCCACAGGGAGGTCAGGTCACAACCTGTGCTCTTTCAGCACAGACGTCTCTGATTTAAAGGGAACTTATTGTATTTTAGcgtatcagaaaaaaaaaaaatgtccagacCCTATCAGGGAGTTTTCTTCTTGTAAGGGCCTTTaggtttaaaaagaagaagaagaggaaaaaaaaagaggggggagtggaggggggggaagaaagaaagagaaaagaaaagaggggggaaaaagaaacagctcaaATGAACAGAGAGATCACAGTTTGCATGGCTGCCTCTGAATAGGCTAAACTGACAAGATCAGTTTTAAAGGGCCACTTAAATCAGtttcaaagactgaagaaaaacgCGTTGTCTTCTTTGGGGGAGAATCTGTTGCTGGATCCGGGGCGCCATTATCCTTGGCTGGGccagttttttattattatgatgCTGATTATTATTTCCATCGCTATCAGTAGTGTGCCTTCCCATCGCATGCTCAGGCTCTCCGCGCTTATTTTCCAAAggtgggggaggaagagaagctgCCTCTCCCCCCTTCGCCCCAAGCTTTCCCTGCCCCCGGCCTTGCCCCCAGGACCCCGAGGCAGGGACCTGGCCCGGCGGCACCTCCTGGTTGTGGGGTGCAGCCCCGACCCCCgctcctggagctgctctcCATCCTAACGAGACCCTCCAGGAGAGAGAAACGCAGACGCACGCAGCAAAGAGGGAGATTGTCCCTTTTGGTGAAACCCACTCAGGCTCTGGGGGGCAAGGTAATGGCGCACTTCATTCTAgcgaattaaaaaaaaaatcaaattaaaattaaaaaaaaaaaactttttaatctgatgattgttttcttttttcttttctttctttttctttttttttttttaatacactttcTTCTAGATGCCTGTGGTCTCTCTGATGTAGCCCATGTTGAAAGTTTACAGGAGAAGTCACAGTGTGCTTTGGAAGAGTATGTTAGGAGCCAGTATCCCAACCAGCCAACACGATTCGGGAAGCTATTACTACGTCTCCCCTCCCTTCGCACTGTCTCCTCTTCTGTCATAGAGCAATTGTTTTTTCGTCCGTTTGGTAGGTAAAACCCCCATAGAAACCCTAATCAGGGATATGTTACTGTCTGGCAGCAGTTTCAACTGGCCTTATATGTCCATTCAATAAAATATtcgagagagagaaaaaaataaaaaataaaaaataaaaaatgagaagggAGATGAAAGAGagtgaaaggaaagcaaatgacaTTTGGGTTCTGGTTGTTTCTTAAATTTCCTTCTGCTAAGAAAGGATGTAAAAGGATGTTACAAGTTTGCTaagagaagacaggaaaaaaattaatggactgtgaatttaaaaagagaCTGTCAAATGAACTTTTACAGAATGCATTAAAAACTCCCGTGTcgttcagaaaaaaaaaaaaacttgctacttatcatttttttgtaaaaaataaaaaaaaaagagagaaagaaaaaagaaagaaagaaaaaggagaaagaagaagaaaagaaacgatggtgggctttttctttttttcttttttcttctttttttcttttttttggggtaaactttttaaaaaattctcgCTTAAAGTGCATTTAAAGGAAATTTGGAGAAAATTAGCAGAATGGAAGAaagtaagtctttttttttccaaattattaaTTGTCCTATGTGTCTATGTACCTatagctgttcttttttgtatttttctggtTTCAAACCAGtttattctgtggttctataaTAATTTTTGATATAATCTtggcttctttaaaaaaaaaaaaaaactgtgtatccttaaaatatatgttctgaaagaattaaaactgaGTCCACGAAAGTATCataggaagaaaggaaaagagaaaaaaaaaccactcaaCAACACAATGATGGAAGCGCACTTAAGGTGGTGACCCAAAATCTAGCTTGAAGCTGAGAGAGCTATAATTATATAGACCCGAATGAACCACACGTGTCATATAACTCCCCCCAAATCTAGGTTTTTTGATATTTCggacagaaaatgaactgtGGGGATTTATTATAGGTAGAAGGATTCGTGTCCAAGACACACTGCggttttgatttaaaagcaaacaaactagCAAAGTGAACTTTTGTAATTTGAATTGGGTTCCACATAGTTCATCATGAATTGTTATTAAACTCCTCTATCTGTTTGTATATTTGCAAGCCCTTTGTATTATAATAATTGttgatattttccctttttaaaaaataccattgAAATCAGCATGACAAAATAACACTGTTGGCACTTATAGATAACGTGATTGATTCAGTATCTTAGAGTTTacagttttgtgtttaaaaaaactgaaggttttttttttaagtgcaacATTTCTGTATACTGTAAAAGTTATAATAACTGAACTGTTTGGTCGAGTCTTTGTGTGTTATATTCCAAGGAAAATTGAAAgtattcagaaattaaaatattatttgatatCTGAAACTTGTTTGGCTGTCATAAATGTCTTTCAGAAACCGCATTACTTCTCTATAGTTTGCAGTCATTTAAGTCCATAGGCGATTGATTTGTTTACTTGTCACAGTAAGTTTGTAGCAGATGTACTGTAGTGTATTTACCTGTTTAATTCCGGGATGGGGGTGGAGGACTTAAGTTCGTGGTTTATCTATGGTTTTAGGAAGTACCATGCTGAAATGGTAAACCATCATCCCCCATTCATCTAATCCtcatgttaattaaaaatggattttctggaaaaagagaaaaaaaaaaggcccttATTTTTGTCACACTTAAGTGCCTGCGTAGGAAAGGTATTGTTGTGAAAAAGTGTTAGAAATCTGGAGATCAGTATCTATTTTATGATCAGAATGGGGCGAAAAATCTTTTGTAAATGTCTGACATACGCGCACAAGATCATTCAAGCAAGGTAATAGCAGTATTGTAAATATAGGTCAGTTGTTTGCAATGAGTTTTCTTTAAGTACGTGTGATTTTTTTATAATACTGTGTAGTTGCCATCTATCGTTGTCATTGAGAGGTCTTCAAATGGAGTGGCTTTAGCTTCTAGCACCGAGGACTCGGTTTTTAATGTACATATACTCTCAagtgggtttgctttttttttttttttttttttttttttttttttttttttttaccttagaCTGTGAAAGCGTGACCACAGGTCATCTCTATATTTTGCATAGGGGATGCATGCCCGTGTGTCTGCTGGCACACACGCCTGCGGAGGCGGCCGGGCATCTTCCCTGGGTGGATGCCgggccctgcccgcagccctgcccCGACCGCTCCCCGCCGCTGCTGGGAGCGCGATCGCGGagcgccggggccggggtcCCGGGGGCGGCCAGCGCCGGCCCGAgcaggagccccccagccccgcaggaAGGCAAGACTGGAGGCAAGACGCTGTGCTTTGCCCAGGGGGGTGGATTTTGGTCCGTGTGGTCTGcgtgtcatttattttttatttttctctcccccccccccccccccgcccgccctcTCTCCCCTTGGTCTAGAGCAGATGCTTTGTATGTGAAAGCTTGCAATTTTGTTCCCGGCTGAggcttcccctctccccttccagcACACGTTACTACACCATGTTGTGGTTTCACgagaagagagggagggagggagggagggagagagatcaTTCTGTAAAGTCGAATTAAAGCCTGATCTTTGGTGCGTTCCAGTCAGACACATCTGTACTGGGGGCTGAGGGGCGTGTGACTGTGAATTTGAGCAGAGTTTCACATCTGAATCATGGCTccttttctataaatatataaatatatataaatatataatatactaTTATTGCAGGGGATTGCTGACCTCTAGATTTAGCTTTTTCTATTGCAAGTGCTATCcatgtgagtgtgtgtgtgtgaagtttTTATGCTTACTAAGAACACAGGATCTtgacttgtttgttttgtgttagtTTATTGTAAACAACCATTTGTTGTAAATTGTTATTGGcattaaattataatttatgattttcaaatccaaaacattctctgctttttatgttttaaagccTGTAAGCTATCTCTGTATTTATAAGTTTCTTGCAGCAAGCTTTGGTTCACAGAGAATAAtagtaaacagaaaatgcaccagggttaaataaaaacacacacacacacatgcacgcacacacacacgagCCCCATGTATATATGTTTGGAATGCTCAGAGGAGGATTTGTTTAGGGACTTCAGTTAGTTTTAAGTTTATagcatttaaagaaagtttttcttttcatgctgagTTAGAACAAAAGATCTATCCAAAGATTGAATTGGACAAAAGAGGAGGGTTGGGTTCGAGAAGCTTGTTCTATGTGGAattgagatctttttttttttctaagaggggaaaaaaaaaaaaaaagctgctaaaCATGGCGACTCTTTCCCTTTAAgcctctaattttttttcccttgccgTTCCCCCTCCTAaccttccctttttttatttttctcctttttttttcttttttttaatccgaTCTTAGTTCGCTTCAttccttccccaccacccctgCCACCGGCGCGGGGTCTGGCGAGGAGGAAAGCCCCAAAGGCGACCCGGAACGCCAGCGAGAGCTGCACCAGCCTCCCGCGGTGCAACCACCACGGCTCGGGCAAgctcttcttccccctcctcttcctcctcctcctcctcctcctcctccctccccgccgcctcTCGCCCAAACCTTCCCCGACCCTCCGGGCTCGGGGGGCGCGGAGGGGGCGCGGAGAGGAGGCGGCTCTCCCAAGTTCAGACAAAAGCGGAGGGCCGGGGCGAGAGGAGGCGCCTGGCGGGCGGTGCCAACCCGCCCGTGGGGCTGCCGAGGCCGGGCAGAGCCCCGAGACCCGCGGGGGGCTCCCCCGGAGGCCGCTCCGCCGGAGGCCGGGCTGGGTCGGGAGGGATGggtggaaaggagaaggggggggaggaggaggaggaggaaaagctcCGCGGCCGCGTAACTCCCCGCGTGGGAAAGTCCGCCCCGGCTCAGCCTCCGATGAGCTCGGCCTCCAACATGGCGTCCGCGGCACTTGCGTGCGCGCTGCGCGGAGCCTCCGCGGCCTCCACCGCGGGAGGCCCCGGGGCGCTGCGCGGAGGCGACCCCTCCGcgcagcccgggggggggaTGGGGAAAAGGTGGGGGGTGCTTGGAGATGGGGGGCGCCGGGGGGTGCCCCAGCTCGGGGGTCGGCGGCTCGGGGTCCCGCGGAGAGTGCGCGAGCCGCGGAAGGCTCTCCCCTCCGGTGAAAGCGGAGCGGAGCCGGAGTCACTCCGGGTGTGAGccccgggggggcagcggggaagGTGCCTTAGGAGGCAGCGGGGAGATGGAggggccgaggaggaggaggagaaggaggaggaggaggaggaggaggaacgggACGTTGCGAGGCtctccgcgcccgccgccgaTAACgagagggctgggggaagctggctggattttatttttattttaattaaaactttagTGAGTCCTGGGGATCGTGCTCGCTTCGCTTTGCTTTGTAGGGTGGAAAGAGATACACGGAGAAATGCAGGCCTTGTCAGGATTTATTGAAGTTGGGTTTAAAAAACGTGCTTCAGatgatttttcccattttctcagATTTCAAAGGCTCCCCGCAGTGCGGCTGCCTAATTAATGGTGAAATTCAACTAAATCTAATTATGCAGTAATTTTAAAGCAGTTAGTCCTGGGCGCTGCTTTGTAATAGGAACCCAGTTTTTAAAGTTTGCTTAATGTGTTGGTTtagggagctggggaggagaagggtgtAAGAGGCAGAgcgacctttttttttttttttttttgcctccccccatcttttttttttttttcttctgtaaagcgAAGAAATGCGAAATTTAAATCCAAAACAGGCAGcgaaagggaaggagaggggctgTGTTATCCCCCGTATGTGATACGGGTATTGAGTGAGAAGCACCAGCGAAAGTGTAAATAACACAGTAGTTAATAGGGACCATAAAGGTATTCCTGGCCTGCGCATTTCCAAGTGCCAAGCTGTTTTAGAGAGGATCTTGAATCCCGCGGTAATAAAGGGGCAACGGAGACACACAGCGTCTCTTCTTGGAAAATAGAAACCAGATTTTGCTATTGAACATCTATTGTCATTAAGAGGAGAGGCTTGTGCTCGCGAAGTTATAAATCTTATCACCCTTTTGATAACACAGTTGTAATCAGTTAGCATCGCATTCAAACCCAATTGTAAAACTGCCTAATTTAATATGTCATACATGtcattaaaactttatttttcccccttctctttcGCTCTCCCATCCCCCCGACGTACAATGTCAGCAGCTCCGCCGGGGTAAGGCTGGGGCGGCCGGGTGGGTCGGGGCGATGCCCGCGGTGGGATGCGCAGGGCTCACCTCCTTCCCAGCTAGGTAATCGGAAGCGTTTATATCGTATTAGAAGGAGTAAAAAATATAgatgggggggcgggggggcgggaggcgagggagaggaaaatgaaatccttCTCCTTGCTTCACAATTGCAATCGCTCAATGAAGTTCTTTGAAAGAAACTTGTCTTATGATTAGCTAAGCAAACACATCTGCTTTCCTAGTTTGGGCTTAGCTAATTATCAAAACAAAGGGGCCGTTTCTTCTTCTACCTTGCTGGAAAGAAGATGTTATTTCAGGAGTCCCGTCCCTcctccccccgtcccccccccccccccaagcagcccctatcccagccctgcccagcgcAGCACTACGCTCGTTTTAGTGGGATCACCGATGGGGAAATGAGTTTGCGCACCCCTCTTCCTAATGTTAAGCTTTATCATTACCTTCCTTGGAACAATATTTTTCCACCAAATGTCCCTGCGGCAGGGCGGAGGGTggaggtggggtgggaagggaagggaggagggggaaggtggttttgaATTGCGGACCAACTTCGCAGCTATTTGAATCAAGCCTGCACTCGGTTGATTTTAGTTGACAGAGCGTGTGTTGAAGCTGAACTCTATAATTTGcacttctgttcttttattaGAGTTGGACAACGAACTAATGAGCTTTCCCCCAGCACAGTGtcacttgtatttattttcttttggaaactTTTAGATAGAAGAAGTGTTCTTGAAAAAGGGCAGAGGCGGGGGGGGAAGGTTTCGCGTTtgtggtttgttggttttgttgtttgtttgtttgtttgtttctggagtTGCGGAGAATCTCCCGAGGGTGTGCGCCTCCCTGTCCCCCGCTAAAAGCGACCCAAGGGTTCTTGGAGGGGGATGAGCTCCGAGCTGAACGCGAAATCCGGCCGCTGCTGTCCTTGGCATGACTCGGATGGTGGGAAGGCAAGGCAGAAGCGATGCTCGCAAGACACCcgcaaaaaataataataataataataatttaaaaaaatcactgctccctaagcggggcggcgcggggcgggcgcgcTGCGGTGCGGGCTTGAGCCGGATTTGGTCCGAGCTCTGCCGGAGCGGGTTAAGTTTAGAAAAGCCAGAGGTGGCTTTAATCGTGTACCTGAAAGACAGCGGAAtggatttttagaaaaatagaaaggttaaaaatgatagtggggaaaaaaaataaaaaaaataaagcacaaaggaaggatttccacacacacacacacacaaaaagcaggGCGAAATGTTTGTCACTACGTGGCCACCAACGCGTGAGACTGAATGCATTGCTCCGAGCCTGCTCGATCCGTGCGAGTCGTGagatattttgaattttgattCCAGTGTGTTTGCTTTGAACCGGGCCTTTCGGTTTATTAAGGCAGGAAGAGGAACTCAGCAATCCTCTTTGAAACACGCTTGGTTTAACTATTTTACACAAGTTTGCCCAGGTCCCTGGAGATTCTCCAGTTGAAGAAGATTGAAATTAGAGTTAAAAGCtggcggggggagcggggggtgGAGGGCGAGTGTGAAAGAGGGTGATGAATCTATTGTAACTGCTCTCCTGTATTCTGATGTTGTCTTACGGAACAGAAATGCGCGTATGGCGCCGTTTGATCCATCCGCACGTCTCCCTCTGCATCCGTGTGCATGTCCTATACACGTATCTATATGGCTGCACGCACACGAGTCTATAGGCCACGATTAATATTCCGAGAAATGCAGGAGAATAAGCCGGTGGTCGGCGTCCATGCCGAAAGGCGCACAATGACTGTCTCCCAGCAGCTTTGCTCCCaaactttgccttttctttgttttcttttctttattcttttccatcttGTAAATTGCTGTTAACGTGTGTCTTTATGTTCTGTCTATAACTAGGATGTAATCAGGCGCCCCATGTCTCTCTctaaaagcatttaataaatgTCTATTAAAGCGCTACAAATGTAAGATAAATTTAGTGGCGCTGCTGTCTCCCTGTACCCAAACGGTAATGATGGATTTATCAACAGGGATTCGCCTTCAGCGCAGTGAGGGAGATTTACTCAACAAATAAGTCGGAAAAGCACCCACCCAAATACAATCATTTATACGGAACCTGATTTCTTTACAGCACCATAGATTCAAGGGAAAGTACCGCTTATTgccttttctctgtatttttttccgctttttcttttttttttttccttttttttcccctttttaatcTTCCgtcctccttttattttccccctttttaacATAATCAGTGGAGCTGGGAGCGTGTGTCTGTCTCTGTTTTGGGAGTGTTTGCCTGCCTATTGCTAGTGGAAGCCCACAGACTCGATCAAACCGGATCAATGCCTGATTTCTCTGCTTCACACCCCCTCACTCCCCCTTTACTTCTTTCCTTCAACCCCCAAAATGTCGACGATATGTGTATTTGGTACCAAAAGTCGTCGAGTTTCGGGCTTCAAGATGGAtggtgccgggggggggagcCGCTGGTGGAGGCGCACCGCCGCGGGGAGATGCTGCCCACCTCTGCCGaaatttccctctcctttttcttagTCCTTGCTTTGATCCCTACCCATTACCGTGTATGCGAATAAAAGGAGTGAACTCAGAAGGAACCACCATTCATTGTTGGATTCgagcactgtaaaaaaaattactgaaatgcGGCCACATAGGGCCCTTCAGATTATTTCCCTTTCCTAGAAAGTATCTCCTAACCTCAcgtttctccctcctcccccggTCTTATCCCCCCCTTGACCACATCTTTCTGCGATTcgccttggaaaaaaaaaatgcatgtgctGATTTGATGGAGTCCTTTAAACAACGGGCGTGCGAGAGCTGTGTTCATTCTGAAACATTAACCctattttctgaatttccttcctttcaaatAGCTGCTTGTATTTTACTATTCTGGATCTCCGATTTAAACATCCACAGTTCTAGGAGCAATATTGGCTTGTTagctacatatatattttaatttaatttaatttcgGTATTGtacttaaaataacaataaataaaccCGAGAACTTGTATTTTCCTTTGCGGAGagttttttattcttctctagAAATTTCATTGAGATGTCTCTGTACTTTGTTTGTCAGTTATCTTTGTTCCTCTTAAATAAAGGGCTTTTAAATGGACTTATTGCTCCCAGCGTGGGTTCTTCTCTCTAAATGTTAGAAAATTGTGCCATCTACCCGCTATTCTAAGTACTGTCACACTCGGAGACCTCCAAGGACCTTCCAGCCCCAACTTCAATACGACTGTGTCAAAGGGTGGCTAGTAGCGAGAGGAGAAAGGTTTGCGTGGATTTTACAGATTTCCAGCCTGAATCGCTCTCTGAAGCGCCAAAATGATCTGCAAAGATGCAGTTGGCTTCCTTTGATTGCTGTGTCTGCGGCCCAGGCTGAGACCCCAGCCTTTGCGGGAACTAACGAAGCCTCCCTGCCTTAGCTACATTTCACTTTCTCTCCAGTGCATAGTTTTCGTGCTAATTTTAGACAAGAAAAGTGTGGGTGTGCGGGGAAAGGGGGGAAGGGAGACAGTGACTCTTCTGtcgttttatttttttcttaaaaaaaaaaaagaaaagaaatagatatTTATAGCCATGGCCTCTAATGATGAAAATACATTGTtgttaattggaaaaaaaaaaaaaaaagttagcttttTGAGGTTGGTTCTGGCTGATTAGCTACGGATGCTGCTGGCTGAGTTTCCAAGCAAGGGatggggaaaacagaaatgtatataAACTTTACAGGCCTTTTCATCTCCACCCAAGTAGTTTGCACAGTAACCCAGTTCTACCCCCGGAGCCGGACTGCAACATTAGCGTTTGGGTTTGAAATTAGATTTCGAAATCTCGCTTGTTCGTGGGTAAATGGAAATAGTCGGGTAGGTgtatgattctttttttttttttttcctagaaaaataaattcagaagcGCCTTCTAAATGAGTTAAAACGGATTAACAGTGCCCAAGTTTATGATGTAGTTACACGTCTTCGAAATTATTTTTGCCCCCCTTAGGAGTATTAGGAGGGAATTGTGAGTGTCGGCTGAGTATT is part of the Cygnus atratus isolate AKBS03 ecotype Queensland, Australia chromosome 11, CAtr_DNAZoo_HiC_assembly, whole genome shotgun sequence genome and encodes:
- the NR2F2 gene encoding LOW QUALITY PROTEIN: COUP transcription factor 2 (The sequence of the model RefSeq protein was modified relative to this genomic sequence to represent the inferred CDS: inserted 1 base in 1 codon); translation: MAMVVGAWRDPQDDVPGAQGTQPSQAPPVQGPPAGAPHTPQXPGPGGPPSTPAQTNPPSQQNQGDKQQQQQHIECVVCGDKSSGKHYGQFTCEGCKSFFKRSVRRNLSYTCRANRNCPIDQHHRNQCQYCRLKKCLKVGMRREAVQRGRMPPTQPTHGQFALTNGDPLNCHSYLSGYISLLLRAEPYPTSRFGSQCMQPNNIMGIENICELAARMLFSAVEWARNIPFFPDLQITDQVALLRLTWSELFVLNAAQCSMPLHVAPLLAAAGLHASPMSADRVVAFMDHIRIFQEQVEKLKALHVDSAEYSCLKAIVLFTSDACGLSDVAHVESLQEKSQCALEEYVRSQYPNQPTRFGKLLLRLPSLRTVSSSVIEQLFFRPFGR